One genomic window of Verrucomicrobiia bacterium includes the following:
- a CDS encoding SPFH domain-containing protein: MERSTKKNGLINLAILLLVAVAGFGIARLTHSLSGELSSVIMAIGVLVAAVSWFQMRLEEREYLERLELDELAKNRGSGTLFEGKDAESFPAQRSREQFERFFVPGFTALLFVAEAAGAYFIWKGLSRPDAATDLERPTLGLALFGLFALILFLLGKFSATIARIENHRLLRPGAAWVLLSAYLCFAVTVAMVIVEAGFPNADLYAARGLAVLLAVIAFETLLNLILEIYRPRIRGKVVRPLYESRVVGLLGQPEGLITTAAQALDYQFGFKVSDTWFYRFFERALGWLLLLQLGILFLSTCVVFIEPGEQGVLEHLGRPVPGRTILNPGAHLKWPWPFDRVYRFHTEQVQSFDVGFTPDPQFENAPAQLWNVPHANEENFLVANREPAVSTNAASGTRSTPPVSLLTVSIPVQFQITNLLHWVYNNDQPTNLLRNIATREVVRQLVSADINEIMSTQRGAAAAALQDRVQQAAVQHQLGVRIVFVGLQDIHPPTKVAPDYEKVIGAKHQKQARILAAQAAAIATNAVARGESTNLINRAIAQRVNLEIGAKARAGLFTNQIPAFAASPSIYMQRSYLDAFARASAQARKYVILTTNTQDVISIDLQDRIRGDLLGELSVTPEN; encoded by the coding sequence ATGGAACGAAGCACAAAGAAGAATGGACTGATCAACCTGGCGATCCTGCTGCTGGTAGCGGTGGCGGGCTTCGGAATAGCGCGTCTCACCCACTCGCTGTCGGGCGAGCTGAGCTCGGTCATCATGGCGATTGGAGTCCTGGTTGCCGCGGTGAGCTGGTTTCAGATGCGGCTCGAGGAGCGGGAGTATCTTGAACGCCTGGAGCTCGATGAGCTGGCCAAGAATCGTGGCAGCGGCACGTTGTTTGAAGGCAAGGATGCGGAAAGCTTTCCCGCGCAACGCTCGCGCGAACAGTTCGAACGGTTCTTTGTACCCGGTTTCACTGCGCTGCTGTTCGTTGCCGAGGCTGCGGGCGCATACTTCATCTGGAAAGGGCTTTCGCGCCCGGATGCCGCGACCGACCTCGAGCGGCCCACTCTAGGACTGGCCTTGTTCGGCCTCTTTGCGCTGATCCTGTTTCTCCTCGGCAAGTTCAGCGCAACCATCGCCCGGATCGAGAATCATCGGCTGCTCAGGCCCGGCGCCGCATGGGTCCTGCTGAGCGCCTATCTCTGTTTCGCGGTAACCGTGGCGATGGTGATTGTGGAGGCTGGCTTTCCAAATGCGGACCTATACGCCGCCCGCGGGCTGGCTGTGCTGCTTGCGGTGATTGCCTTTGAAACACTGCTCAACCTGATCCTTGAAATTTATCGTCCGCGGATTCGGGGCAAGGTGGTGCGTCCATTGTATGAAAGCCGCGTCGTTGGATTGCTGGGACAACCTGAAGGGTTGATCACGACTGCCGCACAGGCGCTCGATTATCAGTTTGGCTTCAAGGTTTCAGACACCTGGTTTTATCGATTCTTCGAACGCGCGCTCGGGTGGCTGTTGCTGCTGCAGCTGGGTATCCTGTTTCTCTCCACGTGCGTTGTGTTCATTGAGCCCGGAGAACAGGGCGTGCTCGAACATCTGGGTCGTCCAGTCCCTGGCCGCACGATCTTGAACCCTGGCGCTCACCTCAAATGGCCGTGGCCCTTTGACCGCGTCTACCGGTTTCATACCGAGCAGGTCCAGAGTTTCGATGTGGGATTCACACCCGACCCGCAGTTTGAGAATGCGCCAGCACAGCTCTGGAATGTTCCGCATGCGAATGAGGAGAATTTTCTCGTCGCCAACCGCGAGCCTGCGGTCTCCACGAACGCGGCGAGTGGCACGCGTTCTACACCGCCCGTCAGCCTGCTGACAGTCAGCATTCCGGTGCAGTTCCAAATCACGAATCTCCTGCACTGGGTTTACAACAACGATCAGCCGACAAACCTGCTGCGCAATATCGCGACGCGGGAAGTGGTGCGCCAGCTGGTCAGCGCTGACATCAACGAGATCATGTCAACCCAGCGCGGGGCCGCGGCTGCGGCCCTTCAGGACCGCGTTCAACAGGCGGCCGTGCAGCATCAACTCGGTGTGCGGATTGTGTTCGTCGGCCTGCAGGATATTCATCCGCCGACGAAGGTGGCTCCCGACTACGAGAAGGTAATTGGAGCCAAGCATCAGAAACAGGCGCGCATCCTTGCCGCCCAGGCAGCTGCGATTGCGACGAATGCCGTGGCGCGAGGCGAATCAACGAACCTGATCAATCGCGCAATCGCGCAGCGGGTGAATCTCGAAATTGGCGCCAAGGCGCGGGCCGGCTTGTTCACGAACCAGATTCCCGCATTCGCCGCTTCGCCATCCATTTACATGCAGCGATCCTACCTGGACGCCTTCGCGCGTGCGTCGGCTCAGGCGCGGAAATACGTGATCCTGACCACCAACACGCAGGATGTGATCAGCATTGACCTGCAGGACCGAATCCGCGGCGACTTGCTGGGCGAACTCAGCGTAACCCCGGAGAACTGA
- a CDS encoding transcriptional regulator: protein MNPEPFLQLDRVIHEKGRLAIMSMLAATPELAFTEMRDALEMTDGNLTTHIRTLQEAGYVVVSKSYQNNRPLTTCSLTPAGRKAFADYILLLEQIVQQTRQK, encoded by the coding sequence GTGAACCCGGAACCGTTCCTCCAGCTCGATCGGGTGATCCACGAGAAGGGGCGGCTCGCCATCATGTCGATGCTCGCCGCAACCCCGGAACTCGCGTTTACCGAAATGCGGGACGCCTTGGAGATGACCGACGGCAACCTCACCACCCATATCCGAACCCTGCAGGAAGCGGGCTATGTCGTGGTGTCGAAGTCCTATCAGAACAACCGCCCGCTCACCACCTGCTCGCTGACGCCTGCCGGCCGGAAAGCGTTTGCCGATTACATCCTGCTGCTCGAGCAAATCGTCCAGCAAACCAGACAGAAATAA
- a CDS encoding protease modulator HflK codes for MNDHPHSHDDPSHQHPAPPETPIDAGSQALSEALRSSFAIVKVVMFILLVAFLASGFFQVGPQEQAMVLRFGKPVGQGQDALLGPGLHWSWPYPIDEYVKVPITGLQQVQSSVGWYATTPAQEAAGTEPPPGASLNPAVDGYVITADGNVVHSRATLFYRIEDPVQYEFGFTNAARLVQNALNSALVETAARFKVDDILTADVMGFRDAVRQNVTRSLEQHALGVVVDRCEVQSIPPRYLRGVFDRVVSAGQARRTVLDDAQKYRNQVLSRATADSQSLTNIAETERVVYVQNMTSLATNFQQLLPEYAGNPQLYQQRRLHEVLGRSLTNAEIWLLPGQVDGKSSELRLILNREPPKPRNQAPPP; via the coding sequence ATGAACGATCATCCTCATTCTCACGACGATCCTTCGCATCAGCACCCGGCGCCGCCTGAGACGCCGATCGATGCTGGATCGCAGGCGCTCTCCGAGGCGCTGCGCAGCAGCTTCGCCATTGTCAAAGTGGTGATGTTTATCCTTTTGGTCGCATTCCTGGCATCGGGCTTTTTCCAGGTTGGCCCGCAGGAACAGGCGATGGTGTTGCGCTTCGGCAAACCTGTTGGACAAGGGCAGGACGCCCTGCTCGGCCCGGGGTTGCATTGGTCATGGCCGTATCCCATCGATGAATACGTGAAGGTCCCGATAACCGGCTTGCAACAGGTTCAATCGTCGGTCGGCTGGTATGCCACGACTCCCGCGCAGGAAGCTGCGGGAACCGAACCGCCGCCGGGGGCGTCACTGAATCCCGCTGTGGACGGTTACGTGATCACCGCGGACGGAAACGTCGTTCACTCGAGGGCAACCTTGTTCTATCGCATTGAGGATCCCGTGCAGTACGAATTTGGATTCACGAATGCGGCGCGGCTTGTGCAGAACGCCTTGAACAGCGCGCTCGTGGAGACCGCGGCGCGGTTCAAAGTGGACGACATTCTCACGGCCGACGTCATGGGTTTCCGCGATGCTGTCCGCCAGAACGTGACGCGTTCGCTGGAGCAACATGCATTGGGCGTTGTGGTGGACCGCTGCGAGGTGCAGAGCATCCCGCCCCGTTATCTCCGCGGCGTCTTTGATCGCGTCGTGAGCGCGGGCCAGGCGCGGAGGACAGTGCTCGACGATGCTCAAAAGTATCGCAACCAGGTGCTCAGCCGGGCCACGGCCGATTCCCAATCGCTGACCAATATCGCCGAAACCGAGCGCGTTGTTTACGTCCAGAACATGACGAGCCTCGCCACCAATTTTCAGCAACTGCTGCCGGAATATGCCGGGAATCCACAACTTTACCAGCAGCGCCGGCTTCACGAGGTTCTGGGCCGCAGCCTCACGAACGCGGAAATCTGGCTGTTGCCGGGGCAGGTCGATGGAAAAAGTTCGGAACTGCGGTTAATCTTGAATCGCGAACCACCGAAGCCGCGGAACCAGGCGCCTCCGCCTTGA
- a CDS encoding histidinol-phosphate transaminase, which produces MKNPVTRRTFVGQLAATVAGLSVPAHLQAQNTNVAARSTGGDYDSVAKLASNENPYGPSQSVLDAMSRATKYANRYRYPDPGLIQAIAAYHGVRQDNVLLGAGSTEILHVAAMAFLQNGKKVIGVEPTFSSVYEFATGLRTNAIRLPLKADHRQDTQALIKAVGQHANEIGLVYVCNPNNPTGLIVPRNEIRELLNELPREIPILVDEAYHDFVDTPEYDSAIPAVNEGRPVIVARTFSKIFGMAGMRLGYGLAPAPLMQRMRPYAGSLNVNVLARFGGVAALEDKAGYDRVRTATIQLRSDTSREIQRHGYAVIPSHGNFFMVHVRRAVGEVIQDFRQRNILVGRPFPPMLEHLRVSIGTADEMARFLAAFKEIFPKIESK; this is translated from the coding sequence ATGAAAAATCCAGTCACTCGGCGAACCTTTGTTGGACAACTGGCGGCCACGGTCGCGGGCCTCAGCGTCCCAGCCCACCTTCAGGCGCAGAACACGAACGTCGCGGCGCGATCGACAGGCGGTGACTATGACTCGGTCGCGAAACTCGCCAGCAATGAGAACCCCTATGGCCCTTCCCAATCGGTGCTGGATGCAATGAGCCGCGCGACCAAATACGCCAATCGCTATCGCTACCCCGATCCCGGGCTGATTCAAGCCATTGCCGCGTATCACGGCGTGCGGCAGGACAACGTATTACTGGGCGCAGGTTCGACGGAAATCCTGCACGTCGCCGCAATGGCGTTTTTACAGAATGGGAAAAAGGTGATCGGCGTGGAACCGACTTTCAGCTCGGTTTATGAATTCGCAACGGGCCTGCGAACAAACGCCATCCGCCTGCCTCTCAAAGCCGATCACCGCCAGGACACCCAGGCATTGATCAAAGCCGTCGGGCAACACGCCAACGAAATCGGGCTCGTTTACGTGTGCAATCCAAACAATCCGACTGGACTGATTGTTCCAAGGAATGAAATCCGGGAGCTGCTCAATGAATTGCCGCGCGAAATTCCCATCCTGGTTGATGAAGCCTACCACGATTTCGTGGACACGCCTGAATACGACTCTGCCATTCCCGCAGTGAACGAGGGAAGGCCAGTGATCGTTGCGCGTACCTTCTCAAAGATTTTCGGCATGGCAGGAATGCGCCTGGGTTACGGCCTCGCTCCAGCTCCACTGATGCAGCGCATGCGTCCTTATGCCGGATCCCTGAATGTCAATGTCCTGGCGCGGTTTGGAGGCGTCGCCGCTTTGGAGGACAAGGCTGGTTACGATCGGGTTCGCACGGCCACCATCCAACTTCGCTCGGACACATCCAGGGAAATCCAAAGGCACGGCTACGCCGTAATTCCCTCTCACGGCAACTTTTTCATGGTGCATGTCCGCCGTGCGGTGGGTGAAGTGATCCAGGATTTTCGCCAGCGGAATATTCTCGTCGGGCGTCCGTTCCCGCCAATGCTCGAGCACTTGCGCGTGTCAATTGGAACAGCGGACGAGATGGCGCGGTTCTTGGCCGCGTTCAAGGAGATCTTTCCCAAAATCGAATCGAAGTAG
- a CDS encoding cation-translocating P-type ATPase encodes MQVTSLMSHEDHSHAHKHEHGPSCGCGEHHEHAPVRLKQTLVGVVFVLNAFIVDWFFVQGSTIASASAMIGAIILGTPIILIAIKDLKAGRLSINELVAIAVLAAFASGDYKTAGVVAFFMLMGEIIETRTAQGARESIESLIKLTPTKARRIRADKSEEEVPASQLAIGNVIRIRPGDNVAADGLIVTGQGSFNQATITGESLPADKKPGDEVFAGTQNLTGVLEVKVSRAGTDTTLGRVRELILAAEQTKLPVQKIVDQYMGFYTPLVLVIGALVWAFTHDLTRVIAVLVVSCPCAFILATPTAMVAALSAAARLGILIKNVADIELAAKINAFVFDKTGTLTTGQLAVSRLAPIGEIKPAELLLLAASAEKYSNHPTAKALAQLAGDANVPLIEPKDFSETAGRGVQAEINGAKVLVGRAAWLKDNGVESGFEKSVDLNEAEGWSLIFVARGGKCVGWVGLQDKTRVEAREALADLRDSGVRRISMVSGDRQAVATRVAKEIGCEEAVGECLPQNKVEFVRAVKSKGYKVAVIGDGVNDAPALAAGDIGIAMGAAGSEVAIHSATIALMNNDLRRLPFLVQLSRSTRTVINQNFAFGVLFIIGGLTLTSLGYVGPILASILHVGGTFLVVFNSARLVRKGEELEHYHAETGKPADRGGSHPAPAPRLQPKIA; translated from the coding sequence ATGCAAGTCACATCTTTAATGAGCCATGAGGATCATTCCCATGCGCACAAGCACGAACACGGCCCGAGCTGCGGCTGCGGCGAGCATCACGAGCATGCCCCCGTGCGCCTCAAGCAAACGCTGGTCGGCGTGGTGTTTGTGCTGAATGCCTTCATCGTGGATTGGTTTTTTGTCCAGGGATCCACGATCGCCAGCGCCAGCGCCATGATCGGAGCGATTATTCTTGGAACACCGATCATTCTCATCGCCATCAAGGATCTCAAGGCAGGCCGCCTGAGCATCAACGAGCTTGTCGCGATCGCCGTGCTCGCCGCGTTTGCATCGGGCGACTACAAAACCGCGGGAGTCGTCGCATTCTTCATGTTGATGGGGGAAATCATCGAGACGCGCACCGCGCAAGGCGCGCGGGAATCCATTGAATCATTGATCAAACTGACGCCCACCAAGGCGCGCCGCATCCGCGCAGACAAGTCCGAGGAGGAGGTTCCGGCGAGCCAGCTGGCGATTGGCAATGTCATCCGCATCCGTCCCGGCGACAACGTTGCTGCCGACGGATTGATTGTCACGGGACAGGGTTCGTTCAACCAGGCGACAATCACCGGTGAATCGCTGCCGGCCGACAAAAAGCCCGGTGATGAAGTGTTTGCTGGAACACAGAATTTGACGGGTGTCCTGGAAGTAAAAGTCAGCCGTGCGGGAACAGACACGACACTGGGCCGCGTGCGCGAGCTGATCCTTGCGGCCGAGCAGACGAAGCTGCCGGTGCAGAAGATCGTTGATCAATACATGGGTTTTTACACGCCGCTGGTGCTTGTGATCGGCGCGCTCGTCTGGGCCTTCACCCACGATCTGACTCGCGTGATTGCGGTGCTGGTGGTTTCGTGCCCCTGCGCTTTTATTCTTGCAACGCCCACGGCGATGGTTGCCGCGCTGTCAGCCGCTGCGCGTCTCGGAATCCTGATTAAGAACGTCGCGGATATTGAGCTGGCGGCGAAGATCAATGCGTTTGTTTTCGACAAGACGGGTACGCTGACAACAGGCCAGCTGGCCGTGAGCCGTCTGGCGCCGATCGGGGAAATCAAGCCGGCCGAACTGTTGTTGCTTGCAGCGTCTGCTGAAAAATACAGCAACCATCCGACAGCCAAGGCGCTCGCCCAACTGGCAGGTGACGCGAATGTTCCGTTGATTGAACCAAAGGATTTTTCGGAAACCGCGGGTCGTGGTGTGCAGGCTGAAATTAATGGCGCCAAGGTCCTCGTTGGCCGCGCAGCATGGCTCAAAGACAACGGGGTCGAGAGTGGATTCGAAAAGTCTGTGGACCTGAATGAAGCCGAAGGCTGGAGCCTCATTTTTGTCGCGCGTGGCGGCAAATGCGTCGGCTGGGTCGGCTTGCAGGACAAGACTCGCGTGGAAGCCAGGGAAGCATTGGCTGATCTCCGTGACAGTGGCGTGCGGCGCATCTCGATGGTTTCCGGTGATCGCCAGGCGGTCGCAACCCGCGTTGCCAAGGAAATTGGGTGCGAAGAAGCCGTGGGCGAATGCCTTCCGCAAAACAAGGTGGAATTCGTGCGCGCCGTGAAGAGCAAGGGCTACAAGGTGGCCGTGATTGGCGACGGTGTGAACGACGCTCCTGCGCTTGCGGCGGGCGACATCGGAATCGCCATGGGAGCCGCGGGAAGCGAAGTGGCGATTCACAGCGCGACGATCGCACTCATGAACAACGATCTGCGGCGCTTGCCGTTCCTTGTGCAGCTCTCGCGCAGCACGCGCACCGTGATCAACCAGAACTTTGCGTTCGGCGTGCTGTTCATCATTGGCGGACTGACGCTGACCAGTCTTGGATATGTCGGGCCGATCCTTGCATCGATCCTGCACGTGGGCGGAACATTCCTCGTGGTGTTCAACAGTGCGCGACTGGTGCGCAAGGGTGAGGAGCTGGAGCATTATCACGCTGAAACCGGCAAGCCCGCGGACCGGGGCGGTTCACATCCCGCGCCGGCGCCGCGGCTGCAGCCGAAGATTGCATAA
- a CDS encoding VCBS repeat-containing protein — MSGNASADGFFLAADFNQDGRIDLFATHGIALNRGDGLLGNLNQLQIDAVVRQSAAADLNGDGFPDIATPLLGSASLQILTNHSGLLSASSLVALGHPTPGALSAADVNGDGIPDLAIAHRQPAGPLNVLTNDGQGTFTILTSITNALFGPVWVRLVDVNSDQSADMICGDRAGSVSIFTNAMGTNFALSSVVTNMLGTTTARQRSIGDIADVNGDGRPDLLCPSFLTNAAPFLNVLKVATNAGNGIFVPASTAALGPLATNEARGAVLIAAEFNLDGRVDCVFQSEPDDRFVVATNRGDGVFAVARTMVTAPERSGLTVGDFNADGKADIVSGDRHGLIQIYINTTPTSAPSGRIARDASGSNVIYWQGAPGQFDLQFATEAESSNWHTVVDGTPITGIIVSNSAPQLFFRLQER; from the coding sequence TTGTCTGGCAATGCTTCCGCGGACGGGTTCTTCCTTGCGGCCGATTTCAACCAGGACGGCCGCATCGATCTCTTCGCCACGCATGGGATTGCACTGAATCGAGGCGACGGGCTCCTGGGCAACCTGAACCAACTCCAGATCGACGCCGTGGTGAGGCAGAGCGCGGCGGCGGACTTGAACGGCGATGGATTCCCGGACATTGCAACGCCGCTACTCGGAAGCGCTTCCCTTCAAATTCTGACGAACCATTCCGGATTGCTCAGCGCCAGCTCGCTGGTCGCGCTGGGCCACCCCACCCCTGGGGCTCTCAGTGCCGCGGATGTGAATGGCGACGGCATCCCAGACCTTGCGATCGCGCATCGGCAGCCTGCGGGGCCGCTGAATGTTCTGACCAACGATGGCCAGGGAACGTTTACGATATTGACCAGCATCACGAACGCCCTGTTCGGCCCAGTCTGGGTGCGCCTTGTGGACGTGAACTCCGATCAAAGCGCGGACATGATTTGCGGAGACCGGGCAGGTTCGGTGAGCATTTTCACGAACGCGATGGGCACGAACTTCGCGCTGAGTTCCGTGGTGACAAACATGCTCGGCACGACCACAGCGCGTCAGCGTTCGATCGGCGACATTGCGGATGTCAATGGCGATGGCCGGCCTGATTTGCTTTGTCCGTCATTTCTGACCAACGCCGCACCGTTTCTCAACGTGTTGAAAGTGGCAACCAATGCGGGCAACGGAATCTTCGTTCCCGCATCAACCGCAGCGCTGGGACCGCTCGCAACGAATGAGGCTCGTGGCGCCGTGTTGATTGCCGCGGAATTCAACCTCGACGGCAGGGTGGATTGTGTTTTTCAGTCGGAACCCGACGATCGATTTGTCGTCGCAACGAATCGCGGGGATGGCGTTTTTGCCGTCGCGAGGACGATGGTGACCGCACCCGAGCGGTCGGGATTGACAGTGGGTGATTTCAATGCGGACGGCAAAGCGGACATCGTATCGGGCGACAGGCACGGGTTGATTCAGATTTACATCAACACCACTCCGACATCCGCGCCCTCGGGTCGGATCGCGCGTGATGCCTCAGGATCTAACGTGATCTACTGGCAGGGCGCCCCTGGCCAATTCGACCTGCAATTCGCAACCGAAGCGGAGTCATCCAACTGGCACACCGTTGTGGATGGCACTCCCATCACCGGAATCATCGTCAGCAACTCCGCGCCGCAACTGTTCTTCCGTTTGCAGGAGCGTTGA
- a CDS encoding DUF2200 domain-containing protein, whose protein sequence is MTTKHRIFTTSFASVYPLYVAKAEKKGRKKAEVDAIICWLTGYDQRALEEQLRKQVDFETFFDEAPRLNPSRTLIKGVVCGVRVEEVEDPLMRDIRYLDKLVDELARGKAMEKILRS, encoded by the coding sequence ATGACGACAAAGCATCGAATTTTCACGACGAGTTTCGCGAGTGTGTATCCTCTTTATGTCGCGAAGGCGGAGAAGAAAGGGCGGAAGAAGGCGGAGGTGGACGCCATCATTTGCTGGCTCACAGGCTACGATCAACGGGCTTTGGAAGAACAACTTAGGAAGCAGGTTGACTTCGAAACCTTCTTCGACGAAGCGCCGCGGCTGAATCCTTCGCGAACTTTGATCAAGGGCGTCGTTTGCGGAGTTCGAGTCGAAGAGGTGGAAGATCCCTTGATGCGGGACATTCGTTATCTCGACAAACTCGTTGATGAACTGGCCAGGGGAAAAGCCATGGAAAAGATTTTGCGGAGCTGA
- a CDS encoding ABC transporter ATP-binding protein, translating to MNISSQIKSDPQPETRNVKSETVVAVRGLTKVFKDFWNRPKARAVDNVDFEVRRGEVFGLLGPNGSGKSTTVKLLLGLLHPTKGHIEVFGRSPRHVQTKSRIGYLPEESYLYRYLNSRETLDFFGNLFHLSKDDRGNRAEQLLEMVGLNQTRTRAIGEFSKGMQRRIGLAQALINDPDLVILDEPTAGLDPIGCREVKDLILALARRGKTVILSSHLLSDVEDVCDRVVIYYGGKIQAMGTLKELLAKPDAVRITTPVLPRETMERVLELIRRDVEMEKIRIDNPTQNLESYFLDVVQKARAAQETSGAQSGARVAAYLRGDADSTQQTDKLLERLTAGPETSNVEEPVIAAGSKADEQKLADLSRPAGPDSTPPPAAAPKQQAPDLSKADEKLSSLLGGGPKP from the coding sequence ATGAATATCTCGTCCCAGATTAAATCGGATCCGCAGCCCGAAACGCGCAATGTAAAGTCGGAAACTGTCGTCGCCGTTCGGGGCCTCACCAAAGTCTTCAAGGATTTTTGGAATCGCCCCAAGGCCCGCGCAGTTGACAATGTCGATTTCGAGGTCCGTCGCGGGGAAGTCTTCGGCTTGCTCGGGCCGAATGGGTCGGGGAAGTCGACCACGGTAAAGCTGTTGCTGGGTTTGCTGCATCCGACCAAGGGGCACATTGAAGTCTTCGGACGCTCTCCGCGCCACGTCCAAACGAAGTCGCGGATTGGTTACCTGCCGGAGGAATCCTACCTGTATCGCTATCTCAACTCGCGCGAGACCCTCGATTTTTTTGGCAACCTGTTTCACCTGTCGAAGGACGATCGCGGAAACCGCGCGGAGCAATTGCTGGAAATGGTGGGATTGAACCAGACCCGCACCCGAGCCATCGGCGAATTTTCAAAAGGCATGCAGCGCCGCATTGGTCTGGCGCAGGCGCTGATCAATGATCCCGACCTGGTGATCCTCGATGAACCGACCGCGGGTCTCGATCCCATCGGCTGCCGCGAAGTAAAGGATCTGATCCTGGCGCTCGCGCGCCGCGGCAAAACCGTGATCCTGAGCAGTCATTTGCTTTCCGACGTGGAAGATGTGTGCGATCGCGTCGTGATCTATTACGGCGGCAAAATCCAGGCGATGGGCACTTTGAAGGAATTGCTGGCGAAACCGGACGCTGTTCGCATCACCACTCCCGTGTTGCCGCGAGAGACAATGGAGCGCGTGCTGGAGCTGATTCGGCGCGATGTGGAGATGGAGAAGATCCGGATCGATAATCCGACACAGAATCTCGAGAGCTATTTCCTGGATGTGGTGCAGAAGGCGCGCGCGGCGCAGGAAACCAGTGGTGCGCAATCGGGCGCGCGGGTGGCCGCGTACCTGCGTGGCGATGCCGATTCCACGCAACAAACGGATAAGTTGCTGGAGCGCCTGACCGCTGGGCCGGAGACGTCGAATGTCGAAGAGCCTGTCATTGCCGCAGGATCAAAAGCCGACGAGCAGAAGCTCGCGGATTTGTCGCGCCCGGCTGGACCAGACTCCACGCCACCGCCTGCAGCCGCGCCCAAACAGCAGGCGCCCGACCTCTCCAAAGCCGATGAAAAGCTGTCATCGCTGCTAGGCGGCGGTCCCAAACCCTGA
- a CDS encoding protease modulator HflC — MKRNPLTLVIGAVLILIFALLLFTFQVRTTQVAVVTTFGKPSGEGITQPGFYWKLPWPIQRVYYFDKRVQSFEDKFTQDYTADNVTLLTSIYIGWRITDPKAFFPKFAGGSVTEAEKVLSQIVRGAKTDTVGKHALSDFVSVDGGRFAEIEAAMLESIKSQVQVNNYGISVDFLGIKKLGFPESVTQEIFTQMTSERTVLIEQLQRQGEADAQIIRSEADRRAAELLASARGAATQIQGMGELEATKALSVFEQNPELASFLFRLTALEQSLRERSTLILDPQTPPFDLLRGISTNAVRR; from the coding sequence ATGAAAAGAAATCCACTGACACTGGTGATCGGCGCGGTGCTGATCCTGATTTTTGCGCTGCTCCTTTTCACCTTCCAGGTGAGAACAACGCAGGTGGCCGTTGTGACGACGTTCGGCAAGCCGAGCGGCGAAGGCATCACGCAACCGGGGTTCTATTGGAAACTCCCGTGGCCGATTCAGCGCGTATATTACTTCGACAAGCGCGTGCAGAGTTTCGAAGACAAGTTCACCCAGGACTATACCGCGGATAACGTGACGCTTCTCACCTCCATTTATATTGGGTGGCGCATCACGGACCCGAAGGCGTTCTTCCCGAAGTTTGCCGGCGGCTCGGTGACTGAGGCGGAAAAGGTCCTCAGCCAGATTGTCCGCGGCGCCAAGACCGACACCGTAGGCAAACACGCGCTTTCGGACTTTGTTTCAGTGGATGGCGGACGGTTTGCGGAGATTGAAGCCGCCATGCTGGAATCGATCAAATCGCAGGTGCAGGTGAACAATTACGGCATCTCGGTGGATTTCCTCGGCATCAAGAAGCTCGGATTCCCTGAGAGCGTTACCCAGGAGATTTTCACTCAGATGACCTCAGAGCGAACTGTGCTGATCGAACAGTTACAACGCCAGGGCGAGGCAGATGCGCAGATCATCAGGTCAGAAGCCGATCGCCGTGCCGCTGAATTGCTGGCATCTGCGCGCGGTGCAGCCACTCAGATTCAGGGTATGGGTGAACTCGAAGCGACGAAGGCCTTGTCCGTGTTCGAGCAGAATCCCGAGCTCGCGAGTTTCCTGTTCCGTTTGACGGCTCTCGAACAATCGCTTCGCGAACGTTCCACGCTGATTCTCGATCCGCAAACGCCGCCATTTGACTTGTTGCGGGGAATCTCCACGAACGCGGTCCGACGCTGA